One segment of Manduca sexta isolate Smith_Timp_Sample1 unplaced genomic scaffold, JHU_Msex_v1.0 HiC_scaffold_321, whole genome shotgun sequence DNA contains the following:
- the LOC119192808 gene encoding uncharacterized protein LOC119192808, whose translation MVTITIRSRVDTNFELQIEAYVLKNITSCLPERKLEPFDWIEINGLYLADPEFNIPNKIDMLFGANVYSHILKEGMKRSPNGNFIAQSTKLGWIISGTVNERSSEDKENSNVISVLHTRAEEDILKKFWELEEQLPRSTWSEEEQACEEIFKRTTNRTPEGRYIVNLPFREDFAQCQNNGSLEIAIAKFKSLEKRLSKDLELKASYKEVINEYLQLGHMRTVEEKDEKAHEAVYLPHHAVVRMDKSTSKVRVVFNASSKNKRGFH comes from the coding sequence ATGGTTACAATCACAATAAGATCAAGAGTCGACACAAACTTTGAACTGCAAATTGAAGCCTacgtgttgaaaaatattacgtcatGTCTGCCTGAAAGGAAATTAGAGCCATTTGATTGgatagaaataaatggtttatatttGGCAGATCCGGAGTTCAACATTCCGAACAAAATTGATATGTTGTTTGGAGCCAATGTGTACAGCCACATACTAAAAGAAGGCATGAAGAGGAGTCCAAACGGAAACTTTATTGCTCAAAGTACGAAGCTCGGATGGATAATATCAGGCACTGTCAATGAGAGGTCAAGCGAAGATAAAGAAAATTCGAACGTTATTTCAGTATTGCATACTAGAGCAGAAGAagacattttaaagaaattttgggAATTAGAGGAACAATTACCAAGATCAACATGGTCAGAAGAAGAACAAGCCTGTGAAGAGATTTTCAAAAGGACAACAAATAGAACACCGGAAGGgcgatatattgtaaatttacccTTCCGAGAAGATTTTGCCCAATGTCAAAACAATGGATCATTGGAGATAGCAATAGCTAAGTTCAAATCATTGGAAAAAAGACTCTCGAAAGACTTGGAACTCAAGGCCAGTTATAAGGAAGtgattaacgaatatttacaactAGGGCACATGCGAACAGTTGAAGAAAAGGACGAAAAGGCACACGAAGCAGTATATTTACCCCATCATGCTGTTGTACGAATGGATAAATCAACCTCAAAGGTTCGAGTAGTATTTAATGCTTCCAGCAAGAATAAGCGAGGGTTTCATTAA